DNA from Acidobacteriota bacterium:
AGACGCTTTTACGAAAGGCCTTCCTCGCGGCCCTCGCCGTGGCCCTGGCCGGCTTCGTTCTTCCGGCCCGGGCCCAGGACGTCGGTTACGACGGCAACTTCACGCTGTCGCCGGTCGGCGACCTGGACATGGTCCTCAAGATGACCCTGCCCATGGAGCGCTACCAGGGCCTGCGCGACAGCGTCAGCAACCTCTACCTGTTCATGCGCGACCTGGCCTCCAACCGGGCCGACGCGGAGGTGACCCGGAAGAAGGCCGAGTGGGACGACGCCTCGCGCACCGTGACCTTCACCATCCACATGCTCGGGGCGGCCCGGAACATGGGCAACCACTGGGAGTTCGACGTCGGACCCGGCGCCGTCTACAGCAATCTCGACGAGGACAAGAAGACCATCTACTTCAACGAGACGGTCGGCGACGGATCGGTCCGGGGCAACAGCCGCCTGGTGCTGCCGGCAGCGGCCCGGCAAGCCAGGTACGACGCCGCGCGGAAGATGGTGACCTACGCCCTGCCCGAGCCGCCGGGCAGGCCGGCCAGCAAGGCCCTGCTCATCCCGGCGATCGCGCTGATCGTGCTCGGGCTGGGCGCGTTCGGGGCCTCGTTCGCGGGCGGCCGCAAGGCGCCGGCCCGCCCCGCGGGAATGCCGCCCCCCTGAGGGCCGCGGCCCCCGGGCCGGAGGAGAGCGTCAGGTCTTCTTGACCCAGGCGCCGTTCTCCTGCTGGATCCACCAGCCGGAAGCGGCGCTCTTGGCCCATTCCGCGGCGAAGATCTTCTGGATCCGCTCGACCTGGCCGGCCTCGATGTTCAGGGCCTTGGCCACCTCGGCGTAGAGCTTGGTCCGGTCGCCGTTCTCGTCCTTGACCAGGTTCCGCAGGGCGGCCTTGGCCTGGAGGTTGAGGCCGGCCTCGTCGCGGACGTCCAGCAGGCCCTTGTTCGACTCGCCGATGTTGCCCGCGGCGAAGTAGGGCTGGAGCGAGACGAAGCGGTTCTTCATCGACTCCTTGAGGGCCCGGATGGCCGGCGTCGAGACGGAGGTGGCTTCCTGGGCATAGGCCGCGGGAACGAGCGAGAAGGCCGCGGAGCCCCGCGGGCCCGTCAGCTCGGCCACCGGCTCGGCGGCCTTCTTCTCCGCGTCCGTCTTGCGGATCTCGTCGACGATCTCGGCCGCGGCCTGCTTGACCGTGGCCTCGGGGAAGTAGATGTTGACCGTGATGCAGGCCAGGACGAAGACGAGGCCGGCGGCCAGGGCCGTCGCCAGGGCGTATCGTTTCTTCATGGTTCCATCCTCCTTGCGTCGCATCGTCAGTTCCCGGACTGGCCGATCCGCCTGAGCCGGCCGGTCATGTCCTTGAAGCTGATCTTCTTGCCGGGTTCGCGGTTCACCACATTTATACCAAAAAGCGGCGGCTTCTTCACCAGGTACTCGACCCCTCCCTCGTGGATGGTGCCGTTGAGGGTGAAGGTGTCGTTGCGCAGGGTGCTGACGATGCCGAGCTTCTGGTAGCGGAAGCCGCGGATGAACCTCATCCAGAAGCCGCCCGTCCCGCCCGAGGCCTTCTCGCCCGAGCTGAGGACGGTCAGGTTGTCGACGGCCTTGAGGCTGAAGGTCTGCGGCACGCCCTTGCGGGGCACCGACTCGATCTGGAAGAAGAACCGCTCGGGCTGGCCGTAACTGAGGACGAGATCGCGGACCTCGCCGCGGACGACGCCGGTCACCTCGCCGAAGGGCACTTCGTCGGTGAGCTTCTTCAGATCGAGGTCGACGAGATCGACGTTGAGCGAGATCGAGCGCCCCGGGGCGAACGGGTCGGAGACGGCCAGGTCGCGCAGGACGACCTGGCCGCCGAAGATGCTGGCTTCGCCCCGGCCGGAGATGGCGATCTTCCTGGAGCTGATGTCGAGGCGGGGGAATTCCGCCTGGACCTTGCCGGTCAGCTTGAATTGGGGCGAGGCGATGGGGAAGCGCGAGATGTCGATATCGCGAAGGGCCAGCGAGCCGACTCCCCGGAGGGATCCGGACGCCGGGTCGAGACGGAAGGTCGTCCGGCCGAGCTCGAGGCGGCCGCCGAAGAGGTCCAGGGCGAGCGGCTCGAGGCCCAGGGCGTTCGGGCCGGCGCGGAGGGCGATGTCCACGTTTTCCAGGGACACGAACGGGGTCCGGAGGCCGCCGACGCGGAAGAAGCCGGCCTCGGGGAGCGGGGCGCCGGAAGAGAGCGCCGGCGGGTTCGCGGCGGCGGGGCCTGACTCATAAAGAACGGGCACGTCGGCGGCGACGCCAGCGAGGAACTCCTGCCCCGTCGCGCGGGCGATGCTCGCGTCCGCAAGCTTGATCCGGCCGCCGACGGACAGGGCCCCGCCGCTCTTGCGGATATCGAAGGCGGCGGCCAGCCGGCCGCCGAGCTTCATCCGCGCCCCTTCCGCGACCCCTGCTTGCGCGTAAAGGGAATAGAACGGGCCGAGGCTTAGGTCGGCCGCGGCCTTCAGCTCGAGCGAGAGGGCGGGGCCGAGCTTAGCCGAGCCGGAGACGTCGATCGAGCCGATCTCGGGCAGGCGGGCGCGGACCGCCAGGCCGTCGATCTCGCCCGTCGCGGGAACGCAGCGCCCGGCGGCCGTCAACCGGAGCGGGTGTTTGCCCCAGTCGAGGTAAACCGATTTGAAAAGGGACTCGCCCCGGCCGATGTCCAGGCTGCCGCTGAACGAAAGCCCCTTGGCGGGCGAGCCCGCGCCTTCGAACTCGAGAACGGGGTCGAGGCCGTCGCCGGCGATCGTGAACGAGGAATCGTTGAACTTGGCGCCGGCCAGGGCGGCCGTGCCGGAGAAGGTCCAGTCGCCGCCGGACGCCGCGGGCCGGCGCGCGGCCAGCGCAAGGTCGAGCGCGCCGCCGAGGTCCCAGCCGGCGAGCGCGGCCGGAAGGAAGGGGGCGGCGGCCGTACGCAGGGCCGGCAGGTCAAGGCCCCGGCTCCCGAGCCTGAATTCGGCGGCCTGGCGCGGCCCCACGCCATAGCGGCCGGAGAGCCGGATAGGCGCGAGCCCGGGCAGCCGGGCCTCGAACGATGACAGGATGCCAGCCCGGCTAACGAGGTCGATCGTCCCCTTGGCCGCGAGATAGGCCTTGGCGAAAGCGACATGCTTGCCTTCAGCGGCCTGATAGTCGAGCCCGGCCAGACCGATATCAAGACGCGTGATATTGGCGGCCGAGGTCGACCCGGTGCCGACGACACGGAGATCGGCGCCAGTCACGGTCAGGCCGGAAACGGCCACCCGGCCCAGGGAGGAGCGGAGGTCGACCGAGAACCCGGGATCGGCCGACGGCCCGGCGGCTTCGATCCGGCCGGAGGCCTTGACGCGGACGGGACGCCCCCCGACCGGGGCGGAGAACTCGACGTTCTCGAGCGAGAGGGACGCGGCCAGGTGGTCCCTGGAGCTCCGCTCGGAGCGATGGAGGACGTACTTGCCCGAGATCCGGGCCCGGCCCCGCGGGCCGGCGTCCCGCAGCGCGGCCGGGAGCCGCGGGCCGATGAGCTTGGCCGCCGCGGCCAGGTCGTCGAGCCGGGCTTCGCCGCTGGCCTCGAGGAAGATGCCATAGACCGATTTCCCCACGAACCGGCACTGCAGATCGAGAAGTCCGGGGATGACGGCTTTCAGGCTGGAGACGGTCAGCTCCTGGTTGGGCCGGTCCAGGCGGGCGGTCAGGGCCAGGTTCAGGCTCTCGAGATCGACCCCGGGCCCGGCCGCGGGGAAGCGCGCCGCGCTCAGGTCGAACGTGCTCTCGACCAGGTAAGGCGAGGCCAGTCCGAGACGCCCGGAGGAAACGAGGCCGGTCGAAAGCGTCAGCGCGCCGGTCCTGTCCGTCATGGAGATGCGGCCGCGGCCGATCGCGTAGGTCACGACGTCCCGTTCTGGTCCGGGCGTCAGGGTGAGGTCGAGGCCCTCGATCTCGGTCCGGCCGGCCAGGAGCCCGAACGAAAGCCGGGTGCCGCTGACGGAGATCCGCCTGGCCCAGCCCAGCGTATCGGAGACCCGGAGCAGGACCTTCGGGATGTCCACCGGCGCTTCGGAAGCCGCGCGCTGATCCAGGCGGACGGTCAGGCCGTCGGCCTCGATCGAGTCCAGGGCCGGCTTGACGCCGCGAACGAGCTTCCAGAACTCGCCCCGGGCCTCGAGCCGGGCCAGGCCGACGGTGAGCTTCTGGAAACCGTCCTCGCGGCTGATCTCGACCGCCTCGGCGCTGATCCGGAAGGGGAAGAGCGAGTAATCGAGCCGGCCGAACGCGGCCGTGGACCCGGCTCCCTTCGACAGCTGCTTTTCGACGATGTTCCTGACCAGCGGCTTGTCGAGGACGGCTAGAAGGACCGCGGCGGCGAAAAGGAGGACGATGGCCCCGACGACGAGCGCCGAGATCCGGAGCGTCTTCCTAAGCGCCTTCTTCATGGTCCGGTGCGTCAATTATAACACCCTTCAGCCGCACCGGTCCGACGAGGGGGGCAAATGAAAAGGAAATGAGAAAGAAGGAGTTCAAACCTACTTTTTACTCATTTTTGCGCAAAAAGCAGGTTTGAACCCCTCTTTTCCATCTTCGACGAGGGTGACGTGGCCGTCGAAATCGGTGACGACCACCTCTCGGCCGCTGAGGGGGGTTAGCGTGTTGAGAAGGGCGACGCCGACCCGGTGCTTCCACTTGATCGCCCCGGTCGCCCCGTCGAGGGCCAGCAGCAGCCCGTTCTTCGTTCCGTAGAAGACGACTCCGTCCTTCTCGACCAGCATGGCCGAGTTGATGTCTTGGCCGAACCCGCCGTCGGTCTCCCAGACGGCCTTGGCGTCGTCCTCGGCCGTGGAGACGGCCGCGATGAGGTTCTCGGTGGTCCGGACATAGACCCGGGCGCCGTCGGCCGAGATGCCGATGGACTCGCGCACGGCCCAGTTGTCGGTGCCCCAGAGCTCCCGGCCCGTGCCCAGCTCGATGGCCGTCATCCAGGGGTCGGGGGCGACGATGAAGACGCGGCCGTTGGCCGCCACGGGCCAGCAGGCGGCCGGCGAGTAGAACCAGCTCGGCTTCTCCCCTTTCCACGTCCAGACGGCCTT
Protein-coding regions in this window:
- a CDS encoding DUF1318 domain-containing protein, which encodes MKKRYALATALAAGLVFVLACITVNIYFPEATVKQAAAEIVDEIRKTDAEKKAAEPVAELTGPRGSAAFSLVPAAYAQEATSVSTPAIRALKESMKNRFVSLQPYFAAGNIGESNKGLLDVRDEAGLNLQAKAALRNLVKDENGDRTKLYAEVAKALNIEAGQVERIQKIFAAEWAKSAASGWWIQQENGAWVKKT